The following proteins are encoded in a genomic region of Candida albicans SC5314 chromosome 4, complete sequence:
- the HIS4 gene encoding trifunctional histidinol dehydrogenase/phosphoribosyl-AMP cyclohydrolase/phosphoribosyl-ATP diphosphatase (Multifunctional enzyme that catalyzes three steps of histidine biosynthesis, with phosphoribosyl-AMP cyclohydrolase, phosphoribosyl-ATP diphosphatase, and histidinol dehydrogenase activities; required for wild-type adhesion to human calls) encodes MIFPILPVISSPEDKQSIDEFSLVGQVLFPIESVSPKKHFIHQFPHDLDIFVNAIDNATTDQIVELLNVGIKQVFVNEKQYHDAIEAGSPSSRFVVAVDVPSTELLTSEASFVTSKPFSESDLKKYNANENRVIYIESNFTQDGAIELAKNYVPVIPSTKLTVKREEENKISISAVFVSTLTTDRPDGLYTTLITTPSPSYTALGIVYSSKDSIIAAIEEKVGVYQSRKRRDELWYKGKTSGATQKLVKLSKDCDSHVIQFMVEPRTGYGFCHRETKFTCFGDDIADSPARGLPKLDSTLQDRLENAPEVSYTKRLFDDEKLLIAKLKEELDELIEAKSKEEIAWECADLVYFAMVWCIKHGVRLADIEKNLDVKSLKVSRRKGDAKPQYQEAPVNSSYKLEIVSVDDAAAVERAMTRPVQKTADIMKLVLPIIEKVKSDGDKALIELTSKFDGVKLDAPVLQAPFPADLMDISEEMKAAIDLSMQNIEKFHAAQLPKEKVMTVETSPGVYCSRFAKPIENVGLYVPGGTAVLPSTAMMLGVPAKVAGCKNIIVASPPSRATGKLTPEVVYVAHKLGAKCIVMAGGAQAVTAMAYGTESVLKCDKILGPGNQFVTAAKMYVQNDTQALCSIDMPAGPSEVLVIADSNADADFVASDLLSQAEHGVDSQVILIGVGLSDEKLNEFQAAVERQAKVLPRKDIVAKCLAHSYILLAKTYKEAFDLSNQYAPEHLILQIDDAPSYVPDSIENAGSVFVGALSPESCGDYSSGTNHTLPTYGYARQYSGVNTATFQKFITSQEVTEKGLQNIGKAVMELARVEGLEAHRRAVEIRMERMAETK; translated from the coding sequence ATGATATTCCCTATTTTGCCTGTTATATCTTCTCCAGAAGATAAGCAATCTATTGACGAGTTTTCCTTAGTTGGTCAAGTACTTTTCCCAATTGAAAGTGTTAGTCCCAAGAAACATtttattcatcaatttcctCATGACTTGgatatttttgtaaatgCTATTGATAATGCCACCACCGACCAAATTGTCGAGTTGTTGAATGTGGGAATTAAGCAGGTGTTTGTTAATGAGAAGCAATACCATGACGCCATTGAAGCTGGTTCACCAAGCTCTAGGTTTGTTGTAGCAGTCGATGTTCCAAGTACTGAATTATTGACATCTGAAGCATCCTTTGTTACTTCTAAACCATTTTCCGAAAGTGatttaaagaaatataaTGCCAATGAAAACCGAGTTATATACATTGAGTCTAACTTTACTCAGGATGGAGCCATTGAATTGGCTAAAAACTACGTTCCAGTGATTCCAAGCACAAAATTGACTGTCAAACGTGAAGAAGAGAACAAGATATCAATTTCTGCAGTGTTTGTTAGTACTTTGACTACCGACAGACCAGATGGGTTGTACACTACATTAATCACAACCCCTTCACCTTCCTATACAGCTTTGGGTATAGTATATTCGTCCAAGGACTCGATAATTGCtgcaattgaagaaaaagttggGGTTTACCAATCACGTAAACGCAGAGACGAATTGTGGTACAAGGGCAAGACCAGTGGTGCAACACAAAAGTTGGTAAAGTTATCCAAGGATTGTGACTCTCATGTGATTCAGTTTATGGTGGAGCCACGAACTGGGTATGGGTTCTGTCACCGTGAAACCAAATTCACATGTTTTGGTGACGATATTGCCGACTCTCCAGCTAGAGGATTGCCGAAATTAGATAGTACTTTGCAAGACAGATTGGAAAATGCACCTGAAGTGTCCTACACTAAACGTTTATTTGATGACGAGAAACTATTGATTGCCAAGTTGAAGGAAGAGTTggatgaattgattgagGCTAAATCAAAGGAAGAAATTGCCTGGGAGTGTGCtgatttggtttattttGCCATGGTTTGGTGTATCAAACACGGGGTGAGATTGGCTGATATTGAGAAGAATTTGGATGTAAAGTCCTTGAAGGtttcaagaagaaaaggcGATGCCAAGCCCCAATACCAAGAAGCTCCTGTAAATAGCAGTTACAAGCTAGAGATTGTTAGTGTTGACgatgctgctgctgttgaGCGTGCAATGACAAGACCTGTACAAAAGACTGCAGACATTATGAAACTCGTGCTTCctattattgaaaaagtcAAGTCTGATGGAGACAAAGCACTTATTGAGTTGACTTCCAAGTTTGATGGTGTAAAACTTGATGCTCCTGTTTTACAAGCTCCGTTCCCGGCTGATTTGATGGATATTTCAGAAGAAATGAAGGCTGCCATTGACTTGTCCATGCAAAATATCGAAAAGTTCCATGCTGCACAATtaccaaaagaaaaagttatGACAGTAGAAACCAGTCCCGGCGTATATTGTTCTAGATTTGCTAAGCCGATTGAGAATGTTGGGTTGTATGTTCCAGGCGGAACAGCAGTGTTGCCCTCTACAGCAATGATGTTGGGTGTGCCTGCAAAAGTTGCTGGGTGTAAGAACATTATTGTTGCATCTCCTCCATCACGTGCTACAGGGAAGTTGACGCCAGAAGTTGTTTATGTTGCGCACAAATTGGGAGCTAAATGTATTGTTATGGCAGGTGGTGCGCAAGCAGTTACGGCAATGGCGTATGGTACTGAAAGTGTACTCAAGTGCGACAAGATTTTGGGTCCAGGCAATCAATTTGTTACTGCTGCCAAGATGTATGTTCAAAATGACACCCAAGCATTGTGCTCTATTGATATGCCTGCTGGTCCGTCTGAAGTTTTGGTGATTGCTGACTCTAACGCCGATGCTGATTTTGTTGCTAGTGATTTGCTTTCACAAGCTGAACATGGTGTTGATTCTCAGGTCATTCTTATTGGGGTTGGTTTGAGCGATGAAAAGTTGAATGAGTTCCAAGCTGCAGTGGAGAGACAAGCTAAAGTGTTGCCAAGAAAGGATATTGTTGCTAAATGCTTGGCTCATTCGTATATTTTATTGGCTAAAACCTACAAGGAAGCATTTGATTTGTCAAACCAGTATGCACCTGaacatttgattttacAAATCGATGATGCACCATCGTATGTTCCTGATCTGATTGAGAATGCCGGTTCAGTATTTGTTGGTGCATTGTCTCCTGAATCGTGTGGTGATTACTCAAGTGGGACGAACCATACTTTGCCAACTTATGGTTATGCCAGACAATATTCTGGAGTCAATACTGCTACTTTCCAGAAGTTTATTACTTCCCAAGAGGTTACTGAAAAAGGTCTTCAGAATATCGGTAAAGCAGTCATGGAGTTGGCAAGAGTTGAAGGGTTAGAAGCTCATAGAAGAGCAGTAGAGATTAGAATGGAGAGAATGGCTGAAACCAAATAA
- the PGA7 gene encoding Pga7p (GPI-linked hyphal surface antigen; induced by ciclopirox olamine, ketoconazole, Rim101 at pH 8; Hap43, fluconazole; flow model biofilm induced; Spider biofilm induced; required for RPMI biofilm; Bcr1-induced in a/a biofilm), which yields MHFIFYLILLVSAADYGNFGTYPKVPKTASINGFADPIYDLLPDCAKECVKFSTSNTPCPYWDTGCFCVMPQWAGLVGQCVAQKCKGEDVASARFLATSLCSVVGANTWMMPASISSMLSTAAGDAKEVTTIEGKTAKSWVTAPGSAAGSVVSETGSASETGSSESAQSTTTGSSSTGSSSTDSSSSSSSSPSSSANFAVLQTGGIGSVILGFMMYLLV from the coding sequence ATGCATTTCATATTCTACTTGATTCTTTTAGTATCTGCTGCTGATTACGGTAACTTTGGTACATACCCAAAAGTCCCTAAAACTGCTTCCATTAATGGGTTCGCAGATCCAATCTACGATTTATTACCAGACTGTGCAAAGGAATGTGTCAAATTCAGTACAAGTAACACCCCTTGTCCATATTGGGATACAGGATGTTTCTGCGTGATGCCACAATGGGCTGGTTTAGTTGGTCAATGTGTTGCTCAAAAGTGTAAGGGTGAAGATGTTGCTAGTGCCAGATTCTTGGCTACTTCGTTGTGTTCAGTTGTTGGTGCTAATACTTGGATGATGCCTGCTTCTATTTCCTCGATGCTTTCCACTGCCGCTGGAGATGCTAAGGAAGTTACTACAATTGAAGGGAAAACTGCTAAATCATGGGTTACTGCTCCAGGAAGTGCTGCTGGGAGCGTTGTTTCCGAAACTGGTAGTGCAAGTGAAACCGGCAGTTCCGAATCGGCTCAATCAACAACTACAGGCTCGTCATCTACAGGCTCATCATCCACAGActcctcctcttcttcttcctcatcTCCTTCATCTTCTGCTAATTTTGCTGTTTTGCAGACAGGAGGAATCGGATCGGTAATTCTTGGATTCATGATGTACCTTCTTGTATAA
- the RBT5 gene encoding Rbt5p (GPI-linked cell wall protein; hemoglobin utilization; Rfg1, Rim101, Tbf1, Fe regulated; Sfu1, Hog1, Tup1, serum, alkaline pH, antifungal drugs, geldamycin repressed; Hap43 induced; required for RPMI biofilms; Spider biofilm induced) → MLALSLLSIVSIASAAGVTAIPEGDNPYTIFPSVAKTASINGFADRIYDQLPECAKECVKQSTSSTPCPYWDTGCLCVMPQFAGAVGNCVAKNCKGKEVGSVESLATSICSSAGVWEPYWMIPSSVSDALAKAADAAAETTAESTTAESTAAETTKAEETSAKETTAAETSKAAESSAPAETSKAEETSKAAETTKAEESSVAQSSSSAADVASVSVEAANAGNMPAVAIGGVIAAVAALF, encoded by the coding sequence ATGCTCGCCTTATCCTTATTGTCAATCGTTTCCATTGCTTCAGCTGCTGGTGTCACTGCTATCCCAGAAGGTGATAATCCATACACTATTTTCCCAAGTGTTGCTAAAACCGCTTCCATCAACGGTTTCGCTGACAGAATCTACGACCAATTGCCAGAATGTGCCAAAGAATGTGTTAAGCAAAGTACTAGTAGTACCCCATGTCCATACTGGGATACCGGTTGTTTGTGTGTTATGCCTCAATTTGCTGGTGCCGTTGGTAACTGTGTTGCTAAAAACTGTAAAGGAAAAGAAGTTGGTTCTGTTGAATCTTTGGCCACTTCCATTTGTTCATCTGCTGGTGTTTGGGAACCATACTGGATGATCCCATCAAGTGTTTCTGACGCTTTGGCTAAGGCTGCTGATGCCGCTGCTGAAACCACTGCCGAATCCACCACTGCCGAATCTACTGCCGCTGAAACCACCAAGGCTGAAGAAACTTCTGCTAAAGAAACCACTGCTGCTGAAACTTCCAAGGCTGCTGAAAGTTCTGCACCAGCTGAAACTTCTAAAGCTGAAGAAACTTCAAAGGCTGCTGAAACCACCAAAGCTGAAGAATCTTCTGTTGCtcaatcttcttcttctgctgCAGACGTTGCTTCTGTTTCCGTTGAAGCTGCTAACGCCGGTAACATGCCAGCTGTTGCTATTGGTGGTGTCATTGCCGCTGTTGCTGCCTTATTCTAA
- the PEX5 gene encoding Pex5p (Pex5p family protein; required for PTS1-mediated peroxisomal protein import, fatty acid beta-oxidation; similar to S. cerevisiae Pas10p peroxisomal targeting receptor; macrophage/pseudohyphal-repressed; Hap43p-repressed): MSFVGGGSECSVNGNAVAQFNKHTQQDRSLQQQVANQHGNVAQNQGFKKDNLMNVRDRANLDQFMNNGAPQNSFQFQPMRHELNTIQNQPNAIHQQQSNWSQDFVAQSPSAQITTPIAKTGSPVNAQWASEFSQAPATQQHNQRPGQFGPRLGGYRPMMGMSMAYQSQPQQQQQQQHNQEPQVDWENQFKEIEELTNKAEEVEEIQREQSPEIVVDDKYQATFQEVWDSLNSESFENDFINQQYEDFKRTQKDGFPADMNQWEKDFAKYASTRAHFGDYQFEDKQSNQFLDLPKDQDPYEIGLQLMENGAKLSEAALAFEAAIQRDENHVDAWLKLGEVQTQNEKEIAGISALEKCLELHPENSEALMNLAISYINEGYDNAAFATLERWISTKYPQIVEKARQENPTITDEDRFSLNKRVTELFLNAAQLSPNQASMDADVQMGLGVLFYANEEFDKTIDCFKAALSIRPDDAILWNRLGASLANSNRSEEAVDAYFKALQLKPTFVRARYNLGVSCINIGCYKEAAEHLLSGLSMHQVEGVDTVSTLNHNQSTSLTETLKRAFIAMERRDLLELVKPNMDLNQFRGEFSF; the protein is encoded by the coding sequence ATGTCGTTTGTTGGTGGAGGATCAGAATGTTCAGTTAACGGAAATGCCGTTGCTCAGTTTAATAAGCATACCCAGCAAGATAGATCgttgcaacaacaagtgGCAAATCAACATGGAAACGTAGCACAGAATCAAGGGttcaaaaaagataatttgATGAATGTTAGGGATAGAGCTAACTTGGACCAATTTATGAATAATGGAGCACCACAAAACTCGTTTCAGTTCCAACCTATGAGACACGAATTAAATACCATTCAGAACCAACCCAATGCTATTCATCAACAGCAAAGTAACTGGTCGCAAGACTTTGTTGCGCAATCTCCATCTGCTCAGATTACAACACCAATAGCCAAGACTGGAAGTCCAGTGAATGCTCAGTGGGCCAGCGAGTTTAGCCAAGCACCCGCAACGCAACAGCACAACCAAAGACCTGGCCAATTTGGCCCTCGTCTTGGGGGATACCGTCCAATGATGGGAATGTCTATGGCATACCAACTGCAacctcaacaacaacaacaacaacaacataatCAGGAGCCACAAGTTGATTGGGAGAATCAGTTTAAGGAAATAGAGGAGTTGACAAACAAGGCCGAGGAAGTTGAGGAAATCCAGAGAGAACAGTCTCCTgagattgttgttgatgacaAGTATCAGGCCACTTTCCAAGAAGTGTGGGACAGTTTGAATTCAGaatcttttgaaaatgacTTTATCAATCAGCAATATGAAGATTTCAAGAGAACTCAAAAAGATGGGTTTCCAGCTGATATGAATCAATGGGAGAAAGATTTTGCAAAGTATGCGTCTACGCGTGCCCACTTTGGTGACTACCAATTTGAAGATAAACAGAGTAACCAGTTTTTGGACTTACCTAAAGACCAAGATCCATATGAGATTGGTTTGCAGTTGATGGAGAATGGTGCCAAATTGTCTGAGGCTGCTTTGGCGTTCGAGGCTGCAATTCAAAGAGATGAAAACCACGTTGATGCCTGGTTGAAGCTAGGCGAAGTCCAAACTCAAAATGAAAAGGAGATTGCTGGTATTTCTGCTTTGGAAAAATGTTTGGAGTTGCACCCAGAGAATTCAGAGGCGTTGATGAACTTGGCAATTAGTTATATCAACGAAGGGTATGATAATGCCGCATTTGCCACTTTGGAAAGATGGATATCGACAAAGTATCCTCAAATTGTGGAAAAGGCCAGACAGGAGAATCCAACGATTACTGATGAAGACAGATTCTCGTTGAACAAAAGAGTTACGGAATTATTTCTCAATGCCGCTCAGTTGTCGCCTAACCAAGCCAGCATGGATGCTGATGTTCAAATGGGGTTAGGTGTGTTGTTTTACGCCAATGAAGAGTTTGACAAGACTATAGACTGTTTCAAAGCAGCATTATCGATACGACCTGATGATGCTATTTTGTGGAATAGATTAGGTGCTTCATTGGCCAATTCTAACCGCTCCGAAGAAGCAGTTGATGCGTATTTCAAGGCATTGCAATTGAAACCGACTTTTGTAAGAGCAAGATACAATCTAGGGGTTTCGTGTATAAATATTGGTTGTTACAAGGAAGCAGCAGAGCATTTGTTAAGTGGGTTGTCAATGCATCAAGTAGAAGGGGTGGACACTGTATCGACATTGAATCATAACCAGTCGACATCGTTGACAGAAACATTAAAGAGGGCTTTTATTGCGATGGAGAGAAGAGATTTATTGGAGTTGGTTAAACCAAATATGgatttgaatcaattcaGAGGCGAATTTAGTTTCTAA
- the CAR2 gene encoding ornithine-oxo-acid transaminase (Ornithine aminotransferase; arginine metabolism; alkaline induced; mutant sensitivite to toxic ergosterol analog, to amphotericin B; exponential and stationary phase yeast; flow model biofilm induced; rat catheter, Spider biofilm repressed): MSSTPDFKVSSETAREYETKYSAHNYHPLPVVFSKAEGAHVWDPEGKEYLDFLSAYSAVNQGHCHPKIVAALVDQASKLTLCSRAFSSDVFGVYAKYITEYFNYEMVLPMNTGAEAVETGLKLARKWGYDKKGIPSGEAIILSAVNNFHGRTLGVISMSTDPDATTNFGPYLRGVGPQIPGEPEGTLLRYGVIEDVEKAFANAGDKIAAILLEPIQGEAGIVVPPEDYLPRVQELCKKHNVLLICDEIQTGIARTGKMLCYEHSKGVKPDIVLLGKAISGGVMPVSAVLSSKQVMLTLEPGSHGSTYGGNPLACRVAIAALDVVRDENLVERAQKLGALLREKLEELQKESNGMISEVRGKGLLSAIVIDESKTNGRTAWDLCLLMKNHGVLAKPTHDNIIRLAPPLVISEEDLLKGVDSIRKSLKELPNVAKTEH, from the coding sequence ATGTCTTCAACTCCAGATTTTAAAGTTTCCTCTGAAACTGCTCGTGAATACGAAACAAAATATTCTGCCCACAACTACCATCCATTGCCAGtagttttttcaaaagcTGAGGGTGCTCATGTCTGGGATCCTGAAGGAAAAGAGTACTTGGATTTCTTGTCTGCATACTCTGCAGTTAACCAAGGTCACTGTCATCcaaaaattgttgctgCATTGGTTGATCAAGCCTCAAAGTTGACATTGTGCTCTCGTGCATTTTCATCTGACGTGTTCGGAGTCTATGCCAAATACATTACCGAGTACTTTAACTATGAGATGGTATTGCCAATGAACACTGGTGCCGAAGCTGTTGAAACTGGTTTGAAATTGGCCAGAAAATGGGGTTACGACAAGAAAGGTATTCCAAGTGGCGAAGCTATTATATTGTCTGCTGTTAACAATTTCCACGGTAGAACTTTGGGGGTTATTTCCATGTCCACTGACCCAGACGCCACCACAAACTTTGGTCCTTACTTGAGAGGTGTTGGTCCTCAAATTCCTGGTGAACCAGAGGGCACTTTGTTGAGATATGGGGTTATTGAAGATGTCGAAAAAGCATTCGCCAATGCCGGTGATAAAATTGCTGCTATCTTATTGGAACCAATTCAAGGTGAAGCCGGTATTGTTGTTCCACCAGAAGATTACTTGCCAAGAGTCCAAGAGTTGTGCAAGAAACACAATGTCTTGTTGATCTGTGATGAGATCCAAACTGGTATTGCCAGAACAGGTAAAATGTTGTGCTATGAACATTCGAAAGGTGTCAAGCCAGATATTGTATTGTTGGGTAAGGCTATTTCTGGAGGTGTTATGCCAGTGTCTGCCGTTTTGTCTTCGAAGCAAGTCATGTTGACTTTAGAACCAGGCTCACACGGATCTACATACGGTGGTAATCCATTAGCTTGTAGAGTTGCTATTGCTGCTTTGGATGTTGTTAGAGATGAGAATTTGGTCGAAAGAGCACAAAAATTGGGTGCATTATTGAGAGAAAAATTAGAAGAGTTACAAAAGGAAAGCAACGGAATGATCAGTGAAGTTAGAGGTAAAGGGTTATTGTCGGCTATTGTTATAGACGAATCAAAGACCAATGGCAGGACAGCTTGGGATTTGTGTttgttaatgaaaaatcacGGTGTTTTGGCCAAACCAACCCATGACAATATCATCCGTTTGGCTCCTCCTTTGGTTATTTCCGAGGAAGATTTATTGAAGGGTGTTGACAGTATTAGAAAATCCTTGAAAGAGTTGCCAAACGTTGCTAAAACAGAACATTAG